The following proteins come from a genomic window of Euwallacea fornicatus isolate EFF26 chromosome 9, ASM4011564v1, whole genome shotgun sequence:
- the LOC136341202 gene encoding hexokinase type 2-like isoform X7 encodes MAGKTEPNIREKCRELVYDNDTLKKIQEIFLDNIQRGLAKGTHKKATVKCFPTYVQDLPDGTETGKFLALDLGGTNFRVLLIELSGEHFEMKSKIFAIPQHIMLGSGEQLFDHIAECLAIFVKEEQVQHETLPLGFTFSFPLAQKGLTVGILERWTKGFNCSNVVGNDVVQMLNEAIDRRGDVKIEVCAILNDTTGTLMSCAWKNRDCRIGLIIGTGNNGCYVEKQENAELFDDADAGSGKVIINLEMGAFGDDGCIDFVRSEYDNEVDRHSINPGSQLLEKMISGMYMGELVRLALERFTKEGLLFGGKGSDLLFERGRFYTKYVSEIESDEPGMFTNQKEILEELGLKHATEQDYVNVRFICECISRRAAHLASATITTLLHKMNEKRVTVGVDGSVYRYHPHFRNLMMEKIKELCDPSIEFDLMLSEDGSGRGAALVAAVAARQKKKMLAT; translated from the exons ATCAGAGAAAAATGCAGAGAGTTGGTTTATGACAATGACACGCTAAAGAAAATCCAGGAAATTTTCCTAGATAACATCCAGAGGGGGTTGGCCAAAGGCACTCACAAAAAAGCAACGGTCAAGTGCTTTCCTACCTATGTGCAGGACTTACCCGATGGCACTG AAACCGGAAAATTTCTGGCCCTCGACTTGGGCGGCACAAATTTCCGCGTCCTGCTCATCGAACTTAGTGGCGAGCACTTCGAGATGAAGTCGAAAATCTTTGCCATtccgcaacacatcatgctcgGCTCAGGTGAACAACTCTTCGATCACATTGCCGAGTGTTTGGCCATTTTCGTTAAAGAAGAACAG GTCCAGCACGAAACCCTACCTCTAGGCTTCACCTTCAGTTTTCCGTTAGCTCAAAAAGGACTCACAGTGGGCATTTTGGAGCGCTGGACCAAAGGCTTCAATTGTTCCAACGTGGTGGGCAACGATGTGGTGCAAATGCTGAATGAAGCTATTGATAGGAGAGGG GATGTTAAGATCGAGGTGTGCGCCATCTTGAACGATACCACGGGAACGCTGATGTCTTGTGCATGGAAAAACCGCGACTGTAGAATCGGCCTAATCATTG GTACCGGAAACAACGGGTGCTATGTGGAAAAGCAAGAAAACGCAGAACTCTTTGACGACGCCGACGCCGGCTCCGGAAAAGTTATCATTAACCTTGAAATGGGGGCTTTTGGCGACGATGGTTGCATAGATTTCGTACGCTCGGAATACGATAATGAGGTCGACAGGCACTCCATCAACCCCGGCAGTCAATT GTTGGAAAAAATGATATCTGGCATGTACATGGGGGAACTAGTCAGATTAGCTTTAGAGAGATTTACCAAAGAGGGCTTGCTTTTCGGTGGAAAAGGCTCGGATTTACTCTTCGAACGGGGCCGTTTTTACACTAAGTACGTTTCTGAAATTGAGAGCGATGAGCCTGGAATGTTCACCAATCAAAAGGAGATTTTAGAGGAATTAG GATTGAAACACGCCACTGAACAAGATTATGTCAATGTGAGATTTATTTGCGAGTGTATAAGCAGGCGAGCGGCCCATTTAGCATCGGCGACTATTACAACACTGTTGCACAAAATGAACGAGAAACGAGTGACAGTGGGCGTGGACGGGTCGGTATACCGCTACCATCCGCATTTCCGCAATTTGATGATggagaaaattaaagaattgtGCGATCCCAGCATTGAG tTTGACCTGATGTTGTCCGAAGACGGATCAGGAAGGGGAGCCGCTCTAGTGGCAGCTGTGGCAGCTCGTCAAAAGAAAAAGATGCTGGCCACATGA